In a genomic window of Helianthus annuus cultivar XRQ/B chromosome 10, HanXRQr2.0-SUNRISE, whole genome shotgun sequence:
- the LOC110883564 gene encoding uncharacterized protein LOC110883564 translates to MAYNSTHEYLNIVDRLTDDYNIPNNITDSLLGYLKFIYRSELEDRYSAPMLWIGMYIALASLVCILAMVAELVHGFRSRMLWFPSKYFTINSASLTVISVAMKLPVDLTGSMPGYVDQMAKLGSMAFMCTMMANLLLSLGTMDNNELLSNLAALSVQVITLVVNVCIQMQTGAVSISTHKEDPRIIQLTSPTHISTHPNAVLPFIYVFLLVFLLIVYICSSLAILKSKQIMDSKYQYGHEEASKDIQSSPGEIVTVEKLEYHVRKHWMMVESGSCLHFITACFHPTSASGVICLLITIFHTYTMSGTIKAMLAKEYDSDYGWSMLVILTVQSIGVLIGTIVPLSRCFATLSFEGSFSIHFKVFKVERYWTHKLNDWKQASIRLPFHSRRLNVVIETSKRLIIYICIQLQKGVVVLCKIIALIPLVFVICVSYCYHCLKPVFILSISDANPIIQIYILYFENGMWVGERTVEGFSKSVNPLIQKGAKGQPNYLIKLIREKSTVDFQGVAVFSQTHDYNFPSIPLRGFQSSNCWRLPVVTLTTIAVSLPEIEKEEVDCLLECVREGPIGTDGLVTTNTITYEQSTSFTRVHDYELKRNDLQKNKLTE, encoded by the exons ATGGCTTACAACTCAACACATGAGTATCTTAATATTGTGGATAGACTCACTGATgactacaatattcctaacaatATTACAGATTCATTGTTGGGATACCTAAAGTTTATATACAGATCAGAACTTGAAGATCGTTACAGCGCACCTATGTTATGGATTGGGATGTATATTGCGTTAGCGTCTCTTGTTTGCATCCTTGCCATGGTGGCTGAATTAGTACATGGTTTTCGCAGCAGAATGTTATGGTTCCCCTCTAAATATTTTACTATTAATTCTGCTTCTCTTACGGTAATATCTGTTGCAATGAAGTTACCTGTGGATCTGACTGGTTCCATGCCGGGTTATGTGGACCAAATGGCAAAGCTCGGAAGCATGGCCTTTATGTGTACCATGATGGCTAATTTACTGCTTTCTTTAGGAACCATGGACAACAATGAACTTTTATCAAACCTAGCAGCTTTGTCTGTTCAAGTCATCACCTTGGTTGTGAATGTTTGCATTCAAATGCAAACGGGAGCTGTATCCATATCAACCCATAAAGAAGATCCCCGTATCATACAGCTTACTTCACCTACACATATAAGTACCCATCCTAATGCTGTATTACCCTTTATTTATGTGTTTTTGTTAGTTTTCTTGTTGATAGTATACATATGTTCATCTTTGGCGATTCTAAAATCCAAACAGATAATGGACTCCAAATACCAATATGGTCATGAGGAAGCTTCAAAGGACATTCAATCGTCACCAGGAGAAATAGTAACAGTTGAGAAGCTAGAATACCATGTGAGAAAGCATTGGATGATGGTAGAAAGTGGCAGCTGCCTCCATTTCATAACAGCTTGCTTTCATCCAACATCTGCTTCTGGGGTAATATGTCTATTAATCACCATCTTCCACACTTATACTATGTCCGGGACTATTAAAGCCATGTTAGCTAAGGAATATGATTCGGATTATGGCTGGTCCATGCTAGTAATTCTCACAGTACAATCAATTGGAGTCCTGATTGGTACAATTGTACCACTTTCTAGATGTTTTGCAACCTTAAGCTTTGAAGGGTCCTTTTCAATCCACTTTAAGGTCTTTAAAGTAGAACGCTACTGGACTCATAAGTTAAATGATTGGAAACAAGCTAGTATAAGACTCCCATTTCATAGCCGCAGACTGAACGTAGTCATTGAGACTTCCAAAAGGCTAATTATCTACATTTGTATACAACTTCAGAAGGGAGTTGTGGTGTTGTGCAAGATAATAGCCTTGATTCCATTAGTATTTGTGATATGTGTCTCTTATTGTTACCATTGTTTGAAGCCCGTGTTTATTTTATCGATAAGTGATGCTAATCCGATCATACAgatatatattttgtattttgaaaATGGGATGTGGGTTGGTGAGAGAACAGTGGAAGGCTTTTCAAAATCAGTGAACCCATTGATCCAAAAGGGTGCAAAAGGCCAACCCAATTATCTAATAAAGCTCATTCGAGAAAAATCTACTGTTGATTTTCAGGGAGTTGCTGTATTTAGCCAGACTCATGACTATAATTTTCCATCAATACCACTTCGTGGTTTTCAATCTTCAAATTGTTGGAGATTACCTGTGGTAACCCTTACAACGATTGCAGTTTCTCTTCCTGAAATCGAAAAGGAGGAAGTTGATTGCTTGTTGGAATGTGTTAGGGAAG gaccaatCGGAACGGATGGACTTGTGACCACAAACACAATCACTTACGAACAATCCACATCATTCACACGAGTTCATGATTATGAATTGAAACGAAACGATTTGCAGAAAAACAAACTAACCGAATGA